From Bacteroidota bacterium, the proteins below share one genomic window:
- a CDS encoding DUF2442 domain-containing protein: MLLIKVKEAKYLENYKLELVFNDGFNGIIDLENKIFSDHRAIFKPLQEIEYFKSFTQNNWTIEWENGVDFAPEYLYELVEKQSNTIVTEIQK; encoded by the coding sequence ATGTTACTTATTAAAGTTAAAGAAGCGAAATATTTAGAAAACTATAAACTAGAATTAGTTTTTAATGATGGTTTTAATGGCATTATTGATTTAGAAAATAAAATATTTTCAGACCACAGAGCCATTTTTAAACCATTGCAGGAAATTGAATATTTTAAATCATTTACTCAGAATAATTGGACTATTGAATGGGAAAATGGAGTGGATTTTGCCCCTGAATATTTGTATGAGTTAGTTGAAAAACAGAGCAATACGATTGTAACCGAAATTCAAAAATAG